agtggctgcaacagctggagctgagccgatctgaagctaggagccaggagcttcttctgggtctcccacacaggtgcagggtcccaaggctttggaccatctttgccTTCCAGGtcgcaggcagagagctgggtgggaaggggagcagctgggattagaagcagcatccaaatgggatcccagtgcatccaaggcaaggactttagccactaggctgctgtgccaggcccgtGCATAAATCTTTCGTGCCATGGCTGTTACCTAGAATAACAACACTTGCTTAAATACTTAGATCAAACTAAAGCGTGGGTGCCCGGTGCTCTGCCTGCTTCTCCCTCATGTGTGGCCACGCAGGGAGCAGAGCCGCAGCTCCGTATCTACTCACAGCCGGGGTAGATGGCACAGGAGCCTCTGGCAGCTGGGCCTTTGTATCTCATATTGCTGTGTGTTGGCTGCACTACCACAGGCAGGTGGCCCTCTTGGCACCAAATCTTGTTCTTTCTAATATGTGGCCAGTAAATGTAGCATAGGAGAGTTACAGACATTGTGCAAAGCAATATGTGTGAACAGCTGGGCTGCAGTCCTTTATGTTGCTTAGAATCTTACTACAAACTCAGGAAGGGTAAAGATGGCTCTCATGTCTCCTACCAGGTGTCAAAACTGGCTCTCTTTTGACTTCATTACTCACAGAGCATCAGACTTCAGTTTGGAAGTCggttctggggccagcattgtggtgtgacAGGTCAGGCCACCACTTCATCACCAGCATCCTCTCTGggagctctggttcaagttcctggctgctccccttctgatccagcacctcgctgatgcacatcctggaaggcagcaaatgatggcacaagtgtttgggtgATCTGGCCTtcgtcctggccattgcaggcatttagggagtgaatcagtgaatggaagatctctgtccttcaaattaaataaatgaatacattaaatAAATGCAAAGTTGTAAGGACTCACAGCACACTTCACTTCTGTGTTGTCTGTGGCTGCTTTGGTGCCACAGACACAGTTGAGTAGTTTCAGCAGAGAGGATATGGCTGGCAAAAGCCTACAGTGTTTACCCCAGCCCTTCACAGAAAAGGTTGCGAACACTGCTGTGTGTGGATATGTGTGCACACTGTGGAATGGCTAAAGTAAACTAATTAACATATGTATTAACTCGCAGACATTTTTTGGGAGGGAGCTGAGTACCTAATATTTCTTTTAgcaatttacttttatttcagattgatttatttttatctgaaaggcagaattatacagagagaagacgaggcagaagagggagagaaggagggagaccctccatctgttggttcactccccagatgactgcaatggctggagccgagctgatctgaagccagcagccaggagcttctcccaggtctctcacttgggttcaggggcccaaagacttgagccatcctccgctgctttcccaggccataagcagggaactggattggtaatggagcagccagtatacaaattggtgcccatatgggataccagcactccAGGTGCAGTCCTTACCTATTACACCATCACGCCAGTCCCAGCAATTTCCTTTCccttaaaaaatcttttcatatatttgaaaggcagacacatacagagagagagaaagagagagagagagagagaaagggcaagagaggcgaggggagaggtggggagtggagggaagggaagagagagagagagggaaagagagagagagagagagagagagagagagagagagagagagagagagagagagagagaaagggcaagagaggcgaggggaggggagggaagataGGATCATTACTCAAGCTCCAAATGCCTACattagccaggaactccagctgggtctccatgGAGCTGGCatgaacccaagtatttgagcatttccaggtgtgttagcaggaagctggatcaaagctgaaatagctggaacttgaactggtctTCCAGTGTGACATGCGGGTGTTGAGAGCAGTGGTTTAATCCTCTACCCCAGCCCTCCCCTAGCAATTTGTATACTGTTAACTGTGGTCATCCTGCTGTTCACCAGGACTCTTGAGTTTCCTCCTCCTAATTCAAACAGCATCCTTTGATCAAGAAcatctctctgctgcttcccctgcgtCCTTATAGCTCCTGGCAACCCCGTTCTCATCTTTGCTTCTCTGACTGATTGACTTAAGATCCCATGCAGGCGTGAGgtcatgctttttctttttttcttttttttttttttttttaaagatttattcattttattacagccagatatacacagaggaggagagacagagaggaagatcttccgtccgatgattcactccccaagtgagccgccacgggccagtgcacgctgatccgaagccgggaaccaggaacctcttccgggtctcccacgcgggtgcagggtcccaatgcattgggccatcctcaactgctttcccaggccacaagcagggagctggatgggaagtggagctgccgggattagaaccggcgcccatatgggatcccagggctttcaaggcgaggactttagccgctaggccacgccgccgggcccgaggtcatgcttttttatcttttctttataaagcggatttacagagagaaggagagacagagagaaagacttttttttaaaaaaaaaagatttatttatttttattgcaaagtcagatatatagagagaaggagaggcagagaggaaaatcttccgtccgatgagtcactccccaagtgagcgcacaGTGCATGCGTGGCTCTAACTTTGCCCCTCTCTTTGCtctcctgggctccatgggccagCAGGCCCAGGGGCCTCTACACCACCATGTTTGGGGTCCCACAGGCAGAGATGGAGTTGGTCCAGCACATTGGTGTCCCTGCCAGTAAGATCATCTATGCCAACCCTTGTAAGCAAATCTCACAGATCAAGTATGCTGCCGAGCACGGGGTCCAGCTGCTGAGCTTTGACAACGAGATGGAGCTGGCGAAGGTGGTGAAGAGCCACCCCAGTACCAAGTAAGCAGAGACGCTGCTCCTGGTCAGGGTGAGCGTGAGGGTGGGTCGGGGGGCTAGGCTGGTGGGCGAGGGAGGGGGAGTGGTCCCCTGAGCAGAGCGAAGGTGGAACCAGCTGGCCACAGCCCTGACCAGAGGGAGGCCCATGGTAATCATGGAGCCGGAAGAGGAGGTGGCCAGCACGGCATGGTGACAGAGGAGCCATTGGAGTGGGTGCAAACAGTGAACAGCACAAACGCATGGCAGGCAGCGGTGGCACGGGCTGTTCCAGGGCAAGCAGATTTCTAGTGAGGCTAGAACTTGCCATGTATGTGGGGGTAGGAGATGGTGAGTGGCACCAGTCACGGGAAGTAGATTCAGGAAGGGGGCTGGCCTAAACGTCTCCCTTCTGCCATGGCTTTTACGGCTTCCTCCATATCCTGGGATTTCCAGCAAGTGGGAGTAGCCTGCTAGGCCACGTTCACCTAAAGCGGCTTCCGCCATGATAGGGTGCTTCTCCGTAAGGCCTTGTTGAAAACATAGGCTCATCTCCTGTGTGGAGATTGCAAAACCATGGCTGGTGTGGAGGCTGAAGGGGAGGAATGATTGGGAGCTCTACAGAGAGGTGGTGAGATCTGGGCTGGGGGCCATTTGCAGGAATGGCTGTCAGGATGCTTAGGCCAGCTTGGGACAAGTCTGTGCATTAAGTGGACCAGGGATGCCCGTAGCCTGTTGGGGTGCTTAGGCCTGGTTGGCTATGCTGGgaaatggggggggggtggggatcGGAGAGGACCCTGTGTGCTTGTCTGGCTGCGAGTCACATGAAGGTGCCAAGGGATGTGGCTGGAagggaaggcaaggcagggcttcCCCAGCAGGAGGGGTGCACTGCATGTCTCATCAGGCTGGTTCTGTGTGTTGCCACGGCCAACTCCTACTCCACAAGCCAGCTGAGCCTCAAGTTTGGAGCAGCACTGACGTCCTGCAGACACCTGTTGGAAAATGCCAAGAAGAGCCACGTGGAGGTGGTGGGGGTGAGGTGAGCACCGGGGACCCCATAACTACCCATCACCCCGTGCCAGGCCAGGCCCATGGCTTCTCTTTCCCCAGAGCAGATCTTCTTCAGTCTGAGGCCTTCCCCAAAGCCGCTTCTGGGCCTGGAATTCGGCTGCTGGAGAGGCCCTTCAGGATTGGAATGTTCCCTTCCCTGATGCACAGTCCTCTCAGTGCCTCACCCCGGGAGCTGCTATCTGGGGACCTGGCTTCCAGGGCCTTTTGCCAGCTCCCGGGCCACAGCCGTGGTCTGTGGCTTTCCTTGCAGGCTTAGGCACAAGTGACACAAATGGTCCAGAGTTTAGCGTCGATCAGTCAGTACTTGATGGTTCAGCCTCCCTGGGTAGACCGAGTACCTCCTACAGGCCACAGCCCTGACTGGGAGGCGTGTCCAGATCCTGGGATTCTGAGCCTCATCTGGAAGGGTCACTTCCTGGGGTAACACAGAGGGCTTGGGAGGAGGGCCAAGTACCAAGAGACCTGGGGGTCTCTTTCCTCTCCACTCCTCACATGCACCAAGGCCCTTGGCGCCTCAGTCAGTGCCTCTGTAAAGTGGGCACAGTGTGGTGGTGCCCGGAGCCAGGCAGGTGAGCCAAggccctctcctccttccccagttTCCACATCGGCAGTGGCTGTCCCGACCCTCAGGCCTACGCCCAGTCCATCGCGGACGCCCGGCTGGTGTTTGAAATGGGCTCTGAGCTGGGCCACAGGATGCACATACTTGACCTCGGCGGTGGCTTCCCTGGCATAGAGGGGGCCAAAGTGAGATTCGAAGAGGTAACCCTGGGTCCCGGGGCAACTTGTTGGTCTCTTTGGGGTGACAGTGAGGGGCAGAGAGGGTGTAGGGATTGTGGGGGCAGACACATGATGGTCGTGTGTGTCCTGTGCTATCCTTGGTTCGTCTCACTGCCTCACCTCGTGCTGCTGCTGAGCAAGCTGAAGCCCAAAGAGGCCGCTCACTTCCTGAGTCCACGGCAATGCCTGCCACCCCACTGACTGCCTGACTCCAGTTCTTACACCTAACTTCCTGCATTTGCATATGTCACAGGGCTCTAGGAGGGGTCGAGTATGCCCTGTTCCCCCTCACACGGGCAGGTGAGAAATCatgggagaaggcagggaaaggcCAAAGAAACCTTGGGTCAGAGCCTGGATCACCTGTCACCTTCCCATCTGTGAGATGACGCCAAGAAAAATATGCCATGGCAATCCCTCCAACAACCACTAGGTGTCGCTTCTTCTCTGAACAGGCCTGCTCCGGCAATTGACCCTAAGGTGGTAATTCCAGACAGGCTGGAAGATTTAGCCTCGAGAATGAGTGTTGCAGCCTTGTTTGTAACAGAAGGTCATGGGTGTCCCTGGCCCATGTAATGCTCAGGATCAGTGAAACTATGGTGCAATCTGGTGATGAAAACCTTGACTTTTGTGAGAGGTCATTTACAGATCTGTTGAGTAAAACTGATTCTTACAAATCCACATCCCCATTATCTTTatcatctttaaaacatttattgggaagcaagtgagagagggagaggcagagagagagagaaagatatcttccatctgctggttgtctctctaaatggccacaatggccagggctgggctggcctgaagcccggagcctggagcttcgctgggtctcctgtgtgggtgtcagaGGCCCAAACAAGTAGccatcatcttctgttgccttcccaagagGAGGGCgctagactggaagtgaagcagccgggactctaactggtgctcTAATATGAGGCGCCAGTGGCTTACCCTGCTGGCCCGTAATGTCAGTCCCTCtgcttataattttaaaagttttttggttttttttttaggggaGTATGGTGCTGGTGTTATTttatagtgggttaaaccactaatGATGACTTCAGCCTACCATATTGGAGCAACAGTTAGAGTCCTAGCTGTGCCGTttttggtccagctccttgcttattcccttgggaaaacagaggatgatggctcaactCCATGTGTCCCTGCCATTCAGATGGTAGACCCAGAGGGAGTCCCAGACTGATGGCTGTGGCCTGGATAACTTCTAGatgttgcagccagctggggcaaTGATTTAGCAGGTGATAGAATTCTTCCTCTctcagtcaaaaaaaaaatgtatacatagGTCTTATACAATATTATTGTGTGAtttgaaaacagaattgaaagtgCTACTCCAACAATTAACAAAGGTTAGGTTCACCTTTAGGGCTGgggaactttttctttttttctgccaaggaccaCTGTTGCCAGTCCTTCTACAGCCTGTAGGCCGCACGTTCCCCACCTCTGCTAAGTGACAGAATCAGAGGTGAAGTTGagctcctttttcctttctgtgttcttTGAATTATAACGGAAAGAGACACACTGGGCTTCTGGAATCTGAGTGCCAAGCGTTATAGGAAGAGCGCCCTGtcctggtggggtggggtggggtgtctgAGGGCTGAGGGTCTCTGGCAGCCCGTGCCTTCCTACATTCTGGCTGACATGGTCACCTGCTGAGCCCTTGgcaggtgccaggccctgaagtCACCGAAGCTGTGGAGAGAGCTGGAGCAAGCATTCAGCACAAACCCCACCTTGGCAACACGGAACTATGCCCCCCAGATGGCTTCTgtgatcaactcagccttggacCTGTACTTCCCAGAGGGCTGTGGCGTGGACATCCTTGCTGAGCTGGGCCGTTACTACGTGACCTCTGCCTTCACCGTGGCGGTCAGCATCATCGCCAAGAAGGAGGTTCTTCTGGATCAGCCCGGCAGGGAAGGTAGGTGCCAGGTGGCCAGTGGAGCCCCATTCTCCTCTGAAGTTGGCAGTGACAGTGGCTGGCTGGGCACCCTAGGTCCTGTGCTAGGGTGGCAGGGTAGAACATGGAATAGGGAGTCCTTGCTTCCAGGAAATTGACCATCAACTTTCCCTCTCCCCAAGATTTGTAGTCAACATCTTTTATCctaagcatttttattttgagacTGAGTTCATAGCAacctggggtgggggcgggaatAGATGCTTTGTTGgcctcatttcacagatgaggacactgagaACCAAAGGGAAGTGGAGTGAATTGCTCCATAGCTAGGAAGTGGGCGGACCTGCGTTTGGCACCATGTCTGTCTTCCTGCCAAAGGGCAGGCTCTTGCGCAGAACATGATAAAAACGATGACTGGGACCACATTGTAGATGACAGCTAGAGGCAGGGGGGTTGAGTCATTGGCCTATGGCCACACAGCTGAGAAGGAGGCAGTGCTGGGGTTCAAgttcaggctgggctgactcAGAGCTTCTGTGTCCACATTGACCACATCCAGGCTTTTTCCTGACTTTGCAGGGGGTTCCTGTGAGGGACTCTGGCCTTGGGGCTTCCCTCTACTGCATGGGCTTCCCTGTCGGAGAACTGAGAGCTCTTCCCCAAGGAGAGCTCACATGGCGGGGGTGGGAGGCGGGTCCAGGCGTGGCCATGCTGTGTGGGGTGTAGGGATGCCGTTCCTCCTGTTACAGAGCTGGAGAGTTGTGTCCAGCCAGCACCCCTGCCCCTCTTTCCAGCTCATCCACAGAACTATAGCATGCCCCTGTGCCAATGGCTTCACCCCTTGGAGTCTTAGATTTGGGGGTGGGAGCTACTCTCCTGCCTATTCTAGAGGGCACAACTAGGGGTTCAGGTGTAGGTGGGGGCCTGTGTCCCTGGCTGGGTTGCCTGACTGCAAGAATACATGTTCCCAGCATAGCTGTGACCCCTGCTAATGACATGGATGTCCATGACATACCAAGGCTATTGGTGCCTCTTTGAGCGAGACCCGCCCTATGGATGAAGAAGGGACGGCCCTGTGGTTGCACGAACCTGTCCTCCTTGCGGGCGCCACAgctgtgccagctccctgctcccagccccttcAGAGTCCTCTGGTGTTACCCCTGACCTTTGCCCTCCCCGCAGAGGAAAATGGTCCCACCCCCAAGACCATCGTGTACCACCTTGCTGATGGCGTGTATGGGATCTTCAATTCGGTCCTGTTCGACAAcgtctgccccacccccatcctgcaGAAGGTGAGCCACCCACAGTGAAGATGAGAAAGGTTCTTACCCTCCATCAACACCCTTCAAGGGGACTTTGAACATGATgcctttttatgtttttaaaatgtgttagactttttttcttctgtaatatTGGGATTGTATCGTTCTGTGACTAGGCTTTGTTGCACGCTGAAGTGTCCCTCTTGCATGCCTCTCCCTACTCCTTGACCACGGCCATTGGACAAGCCTGTAGCATTTCAGCCAACCTCATTCTAGCAGTTGCCCATTTGGTTTCCTGGTTTGTGCAATAATCCCGTAAGGTAGACACTGTTGCCCCATTGCATGGCTGAGAAGCTGGAGGCTAAAGCAGGTAAAGTACATTGCTCAGGGTCACATAGTTAATGCTGATTAAGTGTGGACTGTGAGCCCTTTGGGAATGGGGTTCATGTCCCACTCATCTTTGATTGTCTGGTGCCACGGAGAAAGCTCTGAATTGCTTTTCTGTCAAATCGTTGCCTGCTTGTAAAATTGCTCCATCATTAAATATTGCAccatcattaatttttttaaattcttactcaTGCTTCTCTGAATACTCACTCCCTCTATCTAGAACACTCTCTGCTCATCTCTCTGCCTGGCTGGTTTGAGTCACATACATAAAGTGTTTTCGCTCTTAAACCATTATTTCCTTAGGCTGAGTCTCTAGGTCAGGATTCCTGGGTAAAAAGTCCTGTGTATCCCTTGGCCTTTGGGTGCGTCTTGCCAAGTCGTTTCCCTGAAAGCTTGGATGAGTGtccagttcccagctgctcccaacACCCAGTAGGCCCACAGGCCTTGCTCACTATGCTCTGTGTCTTGTTGGCTGCCTTGTCTGAAGTGGTTTCCCTCTGTACCGCCTTCATCGGTAGGTCTTTGGCGTCCATAcagcattttatttccttattccCTTGGGTGTTAATGCCTTTTAAATCCTCTGTTCACCTACTCTGGGTTTGCATTTGTAGGTATGTGTATATAAGATTGTATTTAATACAGTTTTTTCAGTCCGTTGATTTAGTTTAGTATCATGGTTctggtttttttccccattgaaGTTTCCAAACTCAATCACATGTCTTAATTAAGCGTGCTGCAATGAATATGAGGAAACGCAGCTCTCTTCCGTGTCCTGCAGCATCTATATTCCCCTTATTTTATATGTAAGTTTTGTCTTTTACAAACAGGGTATGTATTGGAGAAATTTTAGCTTgaacagtaaaataaaacaattcacTGATCCCTCCACCCTTTTATTCCTGCTAAAGTAGAATATTgcacattgttttttaaaaaaatgatgcattGTGAacatgtggttttctttttaagattttatttatttttattgcaaagtcagctatacagagaggaggagagacagagagaaagatctcctgtctgatgattcactccccaagtgaccacaatggccggtgctgcgccgatctggagccaggagccaggagctcttccaggtctcctacgcgggtgcagggtcccaaggttttgggccgtcctcgactgctttcccaggccacaagccgggagctggatgggaagcagtgctgctgggattagaaccggcgcccatatgggatcccggcgcgttcaaggcgaggactttagccgctaggccacaccgcgcTGGGTCCCGAACATATGGTTTTCTTCAAATGCTGACATGTTGGGTCGATTTCTACCatataaccattttttaaaagaattattttttttattggaaaggcagatttacagaaagaaggaaagacagaaagatctatctgctggttcactctccaagtggccatcgcagctggcactgagctgaactgaagccaggagccaggagccccctatAGGtattccacatgagtgctggatccactgcttttccagtccataagcagggagctgggtgggaagtggagcagccagggcacgaactggcacctatatgggatgccggagcttgcaggtagaggattagccaattgagccatcatgtcagccctaccatctaatcattttaaatgtttattgtgtGATCAAACATGATAAAGATTTAAGGTATAAATTCAACACGTGTGTGTGAGTCATTCATACATCGAGGTATGGTGGGGTGaagagagagacccagagggagcaaGTATCATGGGAGTTTGGTGGGAATCTTTGTAGACCAAAGGGTGTAACCTTTGATCACCGCATTTCATGTGGAGAGCAGATTGTGGTGCTTCTGTTTTATCCTGGTATTTTTGCTTGAAAAGGTGACTAGGCTTGGAATGGATTGCATTGGCACTTAATCAAATATAGGTCTAGACTAAGAAAAAAGAGGTGCCCTGAACAGAATTACAAATAAAAGAACAGGTGTTACAGTTGATGCTACAGAAACACAAAGCATCCAAAGAGACTGCCAGGAACCATTTTATACCCACGCACTGAGAAGTTAGGAGAGAGGTGTGCATGGCTCGTCACATTCTTCTTACCAACACCAAAGCATGAAATAGAAAAAACACACCATGGAAACAGAGTTGTGAACACAGAAAAGCCCGTATACTGGaaacctgcctttttttttttttttttaaagattggttt
This window of the Ochotona princeps isolate mOchPri1 chromosome 2, mOchPri1.hap1, whole genome shotgun sequence genome carries:
- the AZIN2 gene encoding antizyme inhibitor 2 (The RefSeq protein has 3 substitutions, 1 non-frameshifting indel compared to this genomic sequence) — translated: MAGYLREADFVMVEEGFSTRDLLEELTLGASQATAGEVAAFLVADLGAVVRKHFCFLKCLPRVRPFYSVKCNSSPGVLKVLAELGLGFSCANKAEMELVQHIGVPASKIIYANPCKQIAQIKYAAEHGVQLLSFDNEMELAKVVKSHPSTKLVLCVATANSYSTSQLSLKFGAALTSCRHLLENAKKSHVEVVGVSFHIGSGCPDPQAYAQSIADARLVFEMGSELGHRMMHILDLGGGFPGIEGAKVRFEEMASVINSALDLYFPEGCGVDILAELGRYYVTSAFTVAVSIIAKKEVLLDQPGREEENGPTPKTIVYHLADGVYGIFNSVLFDSVCPTPILQKKPPTEQPLYSSSLWGPAADGYDCVAEGLWLPQLHVGDWLVFDNMGAYTVGTGSFHKGTQACRITYTMSRVAWEALRGQLLPADQEEDAEGMCKPLSCGWEIADTLCVGPVFTPASIM
- the AZIN2 gene encoding antizyme inhibitor 2 isoform X1 — its product is MAGYLREADFVMVEEGFSTRDLLEELTLGASQATAGEVAAFLVADLGAVVKKHFCFLKCLPRVRPFYSVKCNSSPGVLKVLAELGLGFSCANKAEMELVQHIGVPASKIIYANPCKQISQIKYAAEHGVQLLSFDNEMELAKVVKSHPSTNQLSLKFGAALTSCRHLLENAKKSHVEVVGVSFHIGSGCPDPQAYAQSIADARLVFEMGSELGHRMHILDLGGGFPGIEGAKVRFEEMASVINSALDLYFPEGCGVDILAELGRYYVTSAFTVAVSIIAKKEVLLDQPGREEENGPTPKTIVYHLADGVYGIFNSVLFDNVCPTPILQKKPPTEQPLYSSSLWGPAADGYDCVAEGLWLPQLHVGDWLVFDNMGAYTVGTGSFHKGTQACRITYTMSRVAWEALRGQLLPADQEEDAEGMCKPLSCGWEIADTLCVGPVFTPASIM